One part of the Aspergillus fumigatus Af293 chromosome 7, whole genome shotgun sequence genome encodes these proteins:
- a CDS encoding MFS maltose permease MalP, producing the protein MEIEKSTGIEHVEEEAASRRPHPQPASHQDLIASSEAQAALEKEHSMTLWQALKIYPKAVGWSILLSCAIIMEGYDVVLIGSFFAYPQFNQKYGHIMSDGNYGLAAKWQAALTNSMSCGQIIGLFINGVVSERFGYRRTLMACLAATVGFVFILFFAPNIETLVAGELLMGIPLGVYQTLTVTYASEVCPVAIRGYLTTYVNLCWVLGQLIASGVLKGLQGRTDEWGYRIPFAIQWVWPVPIFIGVFFAPESPWWLIRRDRRDDAVKALNRLARTGHPDFNAEETASMIVYTNTLEKQVETGTSYVDCFRGCDLRRTEISCLVWAAQSLCGGGLMGYSTFFYRRAGLAVSQSFTMSLVQYAIGVVGTFLSWVMMTYFGRRTLYVGGLALLAIVLFVIGFISIPHSTPALSWATGSMLLVYTFIYDSTIGPVCFSLVSEIPSSRLRTKTVVLARNLYNVINLVSGIIIPYMLNVDAWNWRGKSGFFWGSFCTCCLIWAFFRIPEPKGRSYAELDILFERRVRTREFATAETGLVEGRSDYKVDPLAVRV; encoded by the coding sequence ATGGAGATTGAGAAGTCGACCGGAATCGAAcatgtggaggaggaagctgccTCACGCAGGCCCCATCCCCAGCCTGCGAGCCACCAGGACCTCATTGCCAGCAGTGAGGCCCAGGCGGCGCTCGAGAAGGAGCACAGCATGACACTGTGGCAGGCACTGAAGATCTACCCCAAGGCCGTGGGGTGGTCAATTCTCCTGTCGTGTGCCATCATCATGGAGGGCTATGATGTCGTCCTGATCGGCTCTTTCTTCGCTTACCCCCAATTCAACCAGAAGTACGGCCATATCATGTCGGACGGAAACTACGGTCTCGCTGCCAAGTGGCAAGCGGCCTTGACCAACTCGATGAGCTGCGGCCAGATTATCGGCCTGTTCATCAACGGCGTCGTCTCGGAACGTTTCGGGTACCGGCGGACCCTCATGGCTTGCCTAGCCGCGACAGTGGGGTTTGTGTTCATTTTGTTCTTTGCGCCCAACATCGAGACCCTCGTGGCCGGCGAGCTGCTCATGGGGATCCCCCTCGGCGTGTACCAGACCCTCACCGTCACCTATGCATCGGAAGTATGTCCCGTCGCTATTCGGGGCTATCTCACTACCTATGTGAACCTGTGCTGGGTCCTAGGTCAACTGATTGCCTCCGGTGTCCTAAAGGGCTTACAGGGGCGCACGGATGAGTGGGGCTACCGCATCCCCTTCGCCATCCAGTGGGTGTGGCCCGTCCCCATCTTCATCGGCGTCTTCTTCGCCCCCGAGAGCCCCTGGTGGCTCATCCGCCGAGACCGCCGGGACGACGCCGTCAAAGCGCTCAACCGGCTGGCCAGAACCGGACATCCGGACTTCAACGCCGAGGAGACCGCGTCGATGATCGTCTACACCAACACGCTGGAAAAACAGGTCGAGACAGGCACATCCTACGTGGACTGCTTCCGCGGATGCGACCTGCGCCGCACCGAGATCTCCTGTCTCGTCTGGGCCGCCCAGAGTCTCTGCGGCGGCGGGCTCATGGGCTACTCGACCTTCTTCTATCGGCGTGCTGGCCTCGCCGTCTCCCAGTCCTTCACCATGTCGCTCGTCCAGTACGCCATCGGCGTCGTGGGAACCTTTCTCTCCTGGGTTATGATGACCTACTTCGGTCGTCGCACGCTATATGTCGGTGGACTGGCACTGCTGGCCATCGttctcttcgtcatcggctTTATCTCCATCCCTCACTCCACCCCGGCCCTCTCCTGGGCCACCGGGTCCATGCTCCTCGTCTACACCTTCATCTACGATTCAACCATCGGCCCGGTCTGCTTCTCTCTCGTCTCCGAAATCCCCTCATCCCGACTCCGCACCAAGACTGTGGTGCTAGCCCGTAACCTGTACAACGTGATCAATCTGGTTTCGGGAATCATCATCCCGTACATGCTCAACGTGGACGCATGGAACTGGAGAGGCAAGTCGGGGTTCTTCTGGGGCTCGTTCTGCACCTGCTGTTTGATCTGGGCGTTCTTCCGCATCCCGGAGCCCAAGGGTCGGTCCTATGCCGAGCTGGATATTCTGTTTGAGCGTAGAGTCCGCACGCGGGAGTTTGCAACTGCCGAGACGGGCTTGGTGGAGGGGAGAAGCGATTACAAGGTTGATCCACTTGCTGTTAGGGTTTGA
- the plyD gene encoding pectate lyase encodes MYQKSLLFSLLASSALAAQFPIPDSKGSVTFDEPYEIAAGETYDGGYKTYGRGVSCTGQSEGGQDDTVFIVQEGGTLKNAIIGSDQIEGVYCLGACTIENVWWEAVCEDALSLKGGSGPYNIIGGGAQGADDKVIQHNSGGQVNIDGFTVYDFGKLYRSCGNCDEQYARTVTIKNVVANSGKTLVGINSNLGDTASIDSSTCATDVKKICVEYKGNDTGAEPEEISEGPSDACQYSEPLSSC; translated from the exons ATGTATCAAAAGagccttctcttctccctgCTCGCCAGCAGCGCCCTGGCCGCCCAGTTCCCCATCCCCGACTCCAAAGGCAGCGTGACCTTTGACGAGCCCTACGAAATCGCCGCCGGCGAGACCTACGACGGTGGCTACAAGACCTACGGCCGTGGTGTCTCCTGCACCGGCCAGAGCGAAGGAGGCCAGGATGACaccgtcttcatcgtccagGAGGGCGGTACCCTGAAGAACGCCATCATTGGGTCCGACCAGATCGAGGGCGTCTACTGCCTCGGAGCCTGCACCATCGAGAACGTCTGGTGGGAGGCCGTCTGCGAGG ATGCCCTCTCCCTCAAGGGCGGCAGCGGCCCGTACAACATCATCGGCGGCGGTGCCCAAGGCGCCGACGACAAGGTCATCCAGCACAACTCCGGCGGCCAGGTCAACATCGACGGCTTCACCGTCTACGACTTTGGCAAGCTCTACCGCTCCTGCGGCAACTGCGACGAGCAGTATGCTCGCACCGTGACTATCAAGAACGTTGTCGCGAACTCCGGCAAGACCCTGGTCGGTATCAACAGCAACCTGGGCGACACGGCCTCCATCGACAGCAGCACCTGCGCCACCGATGTCAAGAAGATCTGTGTGGAGTATAAGGGTAACGACACCGGTGCGGAGCCTGAGGAGATCAGCGAGGGCCCTAGTGATGCTTGCCAGTACTCGGAGCCTCTTTCCTCTTGCTAG
- a CDS encoding putative exo-polygalacturonase → MATTDRVEFLRRSYLINIKSGEWLDPAQNVDLFANSRCIGRSATIKVRTRDNHERYAVVIIGGSHESYARQSCQPIVVDIMYLANILPWVLLPLAVIADATTGQSHRRTCVVKAGGSESVDDTPAILNAFRRCGKEGRIVFQNTTYHVNSVMNTSGLHNCDIDLYGTLLWGTNISYWLSNSLDVGYQNQSTAWVIGGKNIRFNGHGYGTLNGNGQVWYDFVKSVSNYPRRPHALTVARASNSVFQGLRFLQSQMWTLSVIHSDHILFDSIYVNSTTTNGNSARNSHITFNNWTVVNGDDSISTKANSTDILITNSVFYRGLGIAIGSIGQYKDVFETIERVRAENITYYGTLHSLYFKTWTGEQVNYPPNGGGGGLGYASDISASNLHAYNLRGGPFTISQCTTFPRAPSNCTSSKFQIRDLRIEDVTGSSTTDVVASFQCSAVKPCTEIQIQNVNLQLANGTMADEYLCGNVEGTRGFNCTGKACEKPSATGGC, encoded by the exons ATGGCGACCACGGATCGAGTCGAATTTCTCCGTCGTTCGTATCTGATCAATATAAAAAGCGGGGAATGGCTTGACCCCGCGCAGAATGTCGATCTCTTCGCAAACTCTCGGTGTATAGGACGCTCAGCAACGATCAAGGTTCGGACTCGGGATAATCATGAGCGATATGCAGTTGTTATAATCGGCGGGAGCCATGAATCGTATGCGCGTCAGTCATGTCAACCCATTGTCGTTGACATCATGTATCTTGCAAATATCCTTCCCTGGGTCCTTCTGCCGTTAGCGGTCATTGCAGATGCCACTACCGGACAGTCTCATCGCCGAACATGTGTTGTCAAGGCAGGAGGTTCTGAATCAGTCGATGATACCCCTGCGATCCTCAATGCCTTTCGTCGATGTGGAAAAGAGGGCAGGATCGTCTTCCAGAATACCACATACCATGTCAACAGCGTGATGAACACAAGCGGACTGCACAATTGTGACATTGACCTTTATGGCACACTTTTG TGGGGAACCAACATCTCGTACTGGCTCTCAAACTCCCTGGACGTGGGCTATCAGAATCAGTCCACGGCATGGGTGATAGGAGGCAAGAATATCCGCTTCAACGGCCACGGATACGGCACATTGAACGGCAATGGACAGGTGTGGTATGACTTTGTCAAGAGTGTGTCGAACTATCCACGCAGGCCGCACGCCCTCACCGTCGCGCGGGCATCGAACTCGGTCTTTCAGGGCTTGAGGTTCCTGCAAAGTCAGATGTG GACTTTATCTGTCATTCACTCGGATCATATCCTCTTCGACTCGATCTATGTAAACAGCACGACCACCAACGGCAACTCGGCTCGTAA TTCGCACATTACCTTCAATAACTGGACGGTCGTCAACGGCGACgacagcatcagcaccaagGCCAATTCCACCGACATTCTCATCACGAACTCGGTCTTCTACCGGGGCCTTGGCATCGCCATAGGCAGTATCGGCCAGTACAAGGACGTCTTCGAGACCATCGAGCGGGTCCGAGCCGAGAACATCACGTATTACGGCACGCTGCACAGTCTCTACTTCAAGACCTGGACAGGCGAGCAGGTCAATTACCCACCCAACGGTGGAGGTGGCGGCCTTGGCT ATGCCTCAGATATATCCGCTTCGAATCTCCACGCCTACAACCTACGCGGGGGCCCCTTCACCATCTCGCAGTGCACGACGTTTCCACGCGCGCCGAGCAACTGCACGTCGTCCAAGTTTCAGATCCGGGATCTGCGCATCGAGGATGTCACGGGGTCGTCCACGACGGACGTGGTGGCCAGCTTTCAGTGCAGTGCTGTCAAGCCGTGCACCGAGATCCAGATCCAGAATGTGAACTTGCAGCTGGCTAATGGGACGATGGCGGATGAGTATCTGTGTGGTAATGTCGAGGGTACTCGGGGGTTTAACTGCACGGGGAAGGCGTGTGAGAAACCCAGTGCTACAGGAGGGTGTTAA
- a CDS encoding NADH:flavin oxidoreductase/NADH oxidase translates to MTVADIDVPPAEGIPYFTPAQNPPAGTAANPQTNGQKIPKLFTPLTIRGVTFQNRLGLAPLCQYSAQDGHMTDYHIAHLGGIAQRGPGLMLIEATAVQPEGRITPQDVGLWKDSQIAPMRRVIDFVHSQGQKIGVQLAHAGRKATTVAPWISFSAIATEKVGGWPDRVKGPGDIPFAEPFAKPKAMTLDEIEQFKKDWVAATKRAIAAGADFVEIHNAHGYLLSSFLSPAANNRTDQYGGSFENRIRLSLEIAQLTRDAVGPHVPVFLRISASDWCEETLPEQSWKSEDTVRFAQELVKQGAVDLIDISSGGVLAQQKIKSGPAFQVPFAVAVKKAVGDKLLVAAVGAITNGKQANQILEEQDIDVALVGRGFQKDPGLAWTFAQHLGVEISMANQIRWGFTRRGGTPYIDPSVYKQSIFDV, encoded by the exons ATGACTGTCGCCGATATCGACGTTCCTCCTGCCGAGGGCATCCCCTACTTCACTCCGGCCCAGAACCCTCCTGCCGGTACGGCAGCTAACCCCCAGACCAATGGCCAGAAGATCCCCAAGCTCTTCACGCCCTTGACCATCCGTGGCGTCACCTTCCAGAACCGCCTTGGT CTCGCGCCCCTCTGCCAATACTCCGCCCAGGACGGCCACATGACCGACTACCACATCGCCCATCTGGGTGGGATCGCCCAACGCGGACCCGGCCTGATGCTGATTGAGGCGACCGCCGTCCAGCCCGAAGGCCGCATCACCCCTCAGGATGTCGGTCTGTGGAAGGACTCCCAGATCGCCCCGATGCGCCGGGTCATCGACTTCGTGCACAGCCAGGGCCAGAAGATCGGCGTGCAGCTTGCCCATGCCGGCCGGAAAGCCACCACCGTTGCGCCCTGGATCTCATTCTCGGCCATCGCGACGGAGAAGGTCGGCGGATGGCCGGACCGCGTCAAAGGGCCCGGCGATATCCCCTTTGCGGAGCCCTTCGCCAAGCCCAAGGCCATGACGCTGGATGAGATCGAGCAGTTCAAGAAGGACTGGGTGGCGGCCACGAAGCGCGCCATCGCCGCCGGTGCGGACTTTGTCGAGATTCACAATGCGCATGGATACCTGCTGTCGTCATTCCTCTCGCCGGCCGCCAACAACCGCACGGACCAGTACGGCGGGTCGTTCGAGAACCGCATCCGGCTGTCTCTCGAGATTGCGCAGTTGACTCGGGACGCCGTCGGCCCTCATGTGCCCGTTTTCCTGCGCATTTCGGCCTCGGACTGGTGCGAGGAGACCCTGCCGGAGCAGAGCTGGAAGTCGGAGGATACCGTGCGGTTCGCgcaggagctggtcaagCAGGGCGCCGTTGATCTGATCGATATCAGCAGCGGTGGTGTTCTCGCGCAGCAGAAGATCAAGTCCGGCCCTGCCTTCCAGGTGCCTTTTGCCGTGGCCGTGAAGAAGGCCGTCGGCGACAAGCTGCTGGTTGCCGCCGTGGGTGCCATCACCAACGGCAAGCAGGCGAATCAGATTCTAGAGGAGCAGGATATCGACGTTGCGCTGGTTGGCCGTGGGTTCCAGAAGGATCCCGGTCTGGCCTGGACGTTTGCTCAGCACCTCGGCGTCGAAATCTCCATGGCCAACCAGATCCGCTGGGGCTTCACCCGGCGTGGAGGCACCCCGTACATTGATCCTTCGGTGTACAAGCAGTCTATTTTCGATGTATAG
- a CDS encoding sialidase family protein, translating to MPGHFGQKILKTLGLDEQRSPQLFHPQNDARLPGNRLINNDERLLSSDPSGTYPRLAKLSDGSILSAFTRFAGQTRILTVAKSTDGGRTFHDFGEVTRSQGDCDNLFLLEVAPSIVLGAFRNHDLGPNGPTHFRITVCRSTDGGRSWQYASQAVEKSPPNGIWEPFMRLGRQGEVQLFYSQEYAHDNQCTMLVRSFDQGSSWSPPECLEGINDRIRDGMTGITSTVDHGREALVMVFETTRYGTFNLEALLSYDDGRTWGWRHEVYVPPRAHNAGAPQIASFADGSLAVIFMTDEDERDVQWPNNACIKMVFAGPPQDGRISWTQPTVICPHRSHWPGVLALDHHTLLAVYECGGPKGKTVTLQ from the coding sequence ATGCCTGGACATTTTGGCCAGAAAATCCTCAAAACACTTGGTTTGGATGAGCAGCGCAGCCCACAGCTATTCCACCCCCAGAACGACGCCCGTCTTCCAGGAAACCGGTTGATCAATAACGACGAACGCCTTCTCTCATCCGACCCCTCCGGTACATATCCCCGCCTTGCCAAACTGTCCGATGGCTCCATTCTGTCCGCCTTCACCCGCTTCGCCGGTCAGACTCGCATCCTTACGGTCGCGAAAAGTACCGACGGCGGGCGCACATTCCACGACTTTGGCGAGGTGACACGCAGTCAGGGCGATTGCGATAATCTGTTCCTCCTCGAGGTTGCACCGTCTATCGTGCTCGGGGCGTTTCGCAACCACGATCTCGGTCCCAACGGGCCTACCCACTTCCGGATAACCGTTTGCCGGTCCACAGACGGTGGTCGCAGCTGGCAGTACGCGTCGCAGGCCGTTGAAAAGTCCCCCCCAAATGGAATCTGGGAGCCGTTTATGCGGCTCGGCCGTCAAGGGGAGGTGCAGCTGTTCTACTCGCAGGAATACGCCCATGATAATCAATGCACGATGCTGGTGCGGTCGTTCGATCAAGGGTCGTCGTGGTCCCCGCCGGAGTGTCTCGAGGGAATCAACGATCGGATCCGCGATGGCATGACGGGAATCACGTCGACTGTCGACCATGGGCGCGAGGCACTGGTGATGGTCTTCGAGACGACGCGGTACGGCACATTCAATCTCGAGGCGTTGCTCTCCTATGATGACGGCCGGACCTGGGGCTGGCGGCATGAAGTGTATGTGCCGCCCCGGGCCCACAATGCGGGAGCGCCGCAGATTGCATCATTCGCAGACGGCTCATTGGCGGTGATTTTCATGAcggacgaggacgagaggGATGTGCAGTGGCCGAACAACGCGTGCATCAAGATGGTCTTTGCGGGGCCGCCGCAAGACGGACGGATCTCTTGGACCCAGCCGACGGTGATTTGTCCGCATAGGAGTCACTGGCCGGGTGTTTTGGCTCTGGATCATCATACACTGCTGGCGGTGTATGAGTGCGGAGGGCCCAAGGGCAAGACTGTTACATTGCAGTGA
- a CDS encoding F-box protein — protein MALQALLVPSVQRIISINPPSRVLSESYPTTRTDHFATLPDELLLWIFSLLEADQTPQEIKLAQWSLLTRVSRRWRDVAETLLYRTLLLKDRNPRIVRWWAADKPRLSKLLSTLQKRPHLCYYTRSLQVTVDDDAYSEDILRIMDLLPCVRQVSIQLDLAKNSYLPLVQRVARMKLEELEFVGYGAAPSLNLLFTIMSQMPTLRRLSTYRWGWCRDGSIYTSFAHDDSASITTEELSQLLPVNKQGASPLTSLELHDPKASIEITECFLRWPARLREISLLSLCYGPYESHYDARSIQRLLSIHKDWLQKITLGPIPPQGEDIPDLSDFHRLSDIHVTLYNSSSNERQTPDAIYKKLAAPNLRRLEIDLGNERQPHDQWVAEFLALVRRGRKGFPPQTCVQWVDVKFCRWGDLALGLARRSSINCESVRYHIESL, from the coding sequence atggcgctgcaggcATTGCTTGTCCCCTCCGTACAGAGGATTATTAGTATCAATCCGCCATCTCGTGTTCTTTCCGAGTCTTACCCGACTACTCGCACAGATCACTTTGCTACTCTCCCAGACGAGCTCCTCTTATGGATATTTTCCCTTCTCGAAGCAGACCAGACTCCTCAAGAGATCAAACTCGCACAATGGAGTCTTCTAACCAGAGTCAGCCGACGGTGGCGCGATGTGGCAGAAACCCTGCTCTACCGGACGCTCCTGTTGAAAGACCGCAATCCTCGGATTGTGAGATGGTGGGCGGCTGACAAGCCGAGACTGTCGAAGCTGCTGTCGACGTTGCAAAAGAGACCCCATCTTTGCTACTATACCCGATCTTTGCAGGTCACTGTCGACGACGATGCGTACTCCGAGGATATTCTTCGCATCATGGATCTTCTGCCGTGCGTTCGGCAAGTATCCATCCAACTTGACCTTGCTAAGAACTCATACCTTCCTCTTGTGCAAAGGGTCGCAAGGATGAAGCTCGAAGAACTCGAGTTTGTCGGATACGGCGCTGCTCCTTCCTTGAACCTGCTGTTCACTATCATGAGCCAGATGCCAACCTTGAGGAGATTGTCCACGTACCGGTGGGGTTGGTGTCGGGATGGCAGTATATATACAAGCTTTGCACACGACGACAGCGCTTCTATAACAACAGAGGAACTGTCACAGCTTCTCCCGGTTAACAAGCAAGGAGCATCCCCACTGACAAGCCTGGAACTGCATGATCCCAAGGCATCGATTGAGATAACGGAATGTTTCCTTCGATGGCCCGCTCGGCTGCGGGAGATCAGTCTCTTGTCACTCTGCTACGGACCGTACGAGAGTCACTACGACGCCCGTAGCATCCAGCGACTGCTTTCGATCCACAAGGACTGGCTGCAAAAGATCACCCTGGGCCCTATTCCACCCCAAGGGGAGGATATTCCCGACCTTTCAGACTTTCATCGCCTTAGCGATATCCATGTAACTCTGTACAATTCTTCGTCCAATGAGCGTCAGACCCCGGATGCCATCTACAAGAAGCTTGCAGCACCCAATCTCCGACGACTCGAAATCGATCTCGGTAATGAACGTCAGCCACATGACCAATGGGTCGCTGAGTTCCTCGCTCTTGTGCGACGTGGACGGAAGGGCTTCCCCCCACAAACATGTGTCCAATGGGTGGATGTCAAGTTCTGCCGATGGGGTGACTTGGCATTGGGGCTCGCGCGGAGAAGCAGTATCAACTGCGAGAGTGTGCGATATCACATCGAATCGCTGTGA
- a CDS encoding putative cell wall organization protein/glutathione transferase (Gto3): protein MMVGTGLSLTKALFLPSQDVTISTLVCRPFQSRSLTNEATGLFCPFAHRPNLVRHVSVLTDIISLSVVRPYPNIKGEGLRFPKTNDEYPGATVDHLYGSEFLREIYLRADKDYKGPYSVPVLWDKETETIVSNDSAEMLRWLPNAFDPILPVVHKRVHLYPEALRSQIDEITAWMQPDLNAGVYKAGSAATQADYDKAVPPVFRALNRLEQLIHDNGGPFILGKHITEVDLRAYTTIIRFDPIYVQHCKCNLGTIRHNYPTINNWLKHLYYNVEGFRESTNFKHIKESCKYRSRGLIILCRLTCIDPKNQADINPKGIVPMGPIPDIESGVDHNWGLVRVGSIYV, encoded by the coding sequence ATGATGGTTGGCACGGGGTTATCTCTAACAAAGGCCCTTTTCCTCCCGTCGCAGGACGTTACCATCTCTACATTGGTCTGCCGCCCATTTCAATCACGAAGTTTGACTAATGAGGCGACAGGTCTCTTCTGCCCCTTTGCTCACCGGCCCAATCTAGTGCGTCATGTCAGTGTCTTGACCGACATCATCTCTCTATCCGTGGTCAGGCCATACCCCAACATCAAAGGGGAGGGGTTACGATTCCCCAAGACCAATGATGAATATCCCGGAGCAACCGTCGACCATCTCTATGGTAGTGAATTCCTGCGCGAGATCTACCTCAGAGCCGATAAGGACTACAAAGGACCCTACTCCGTCCCTGTACTCTGGGACAAGGAGACGGAAACAATCGTGAGCAACGACTCTGCCGAGATGCTCCGCTGGCTACCTAATGCCTTCGACCCCATTCTGCCGGTAGTTCACAAACGGGTGCATCTGTACCCCGAAGCCCTGCGATCGCAAATTGATGAGATCACCGCCTGGATGCAACCCGATCTCAACGCCGGCGTTTACAAGGCCGGAAGCGCGGCCACTCAAGCAGACTACGACAAAGCGGTTCCGCCGGTCTTTCGAGCGCTCAACCGACTCGAGCAACTCATCCACGACAATGGCGGTCCGTTCATTCTAGGTAAGCATATCACCGAGGTCGATTTGAGGGCGTACACGACCATCATCCGGTTTGACCCCATCTACGTCCAGCACTGCAAGTGCAACCTGGGGACGATCCGGCATAATTATCCGACCATCAACAACTGGTTGAAGCATCTGTACTATAACGTGGAAGGATTCAGAGAATCGACTAATTTCAAGCATATCAAGGAAAGCTGTAAGTATAGGTCGAGGGGTCTCATTATTCTTTGTCGGCTGACCTGCATAGATCCTAAGAACCAAGCGGACATCAATCCAAAGGGTATCGTTCCTATGGGACCTATACCCGATATCGAGTCTGGTGTGGATCACAATTGGGGTCTGGTGAGAGTTGGGTCTATTTATGTGTAG
- a CDS encoding 2-deoxyribose-5-phosphate aldolase, translating to MAGMNFCFGHCPTPGSDVALIGQQHLLLTRRSRCTHRNTVLKLYNNHLPVYRNQSTTELQFTEDFIVQRVKMTSNTITVSLPQLAKMIDHSLLHPTMTDADVIAGLRIAREHKVATACVKPYCIPLAVKELAGTDVLVCPVIGFPHGNSTTEIKVAEAIAAVKAGGAEIDMVVNVGKVLGGDWEYVTAEIRQINDAVKAEGALLKVILENDYLSDDHVARLCEICTDLDVAFVKTSTGYGFVKQADGSYNYKGATVRHLRLMREKAGEKVQIKAAGGVRTLDDLLHVISLGVTRIGATATVAILEEARKRGIGNEPVEVSFKPMKEAGETSGY from the coding sequence ATGGCCGGGATGAATTTCTGTTTTGGGCACTGTCCCACTCCCGGATCGGATGTGGCGCTCATTGGCCAACAACACTTGTTGCTCACCCGAAGGAGTAGATGCACCCACCGGAACACTGTCCTCAAACTATATAACAACCACCTGCCAGTATATCGAAATCAGTCGACCACTGAGCTCCAATTTACTGAAGATTTCATCGTCCAGCGAGTCAAAATGACCTCCAATACTATTACTGTTTCCCTTCCTCAGCTGGCAAAAATGATCGACCActctctccttcatccgaCAATGACCGATGCCGACGTCATCGCAGGGCTCAGAATTGCCCGAGAGCACAAAGTGGCTACTGCTTGTGTTAAACCATACTGCATTCCTCTTGCCGTCAAAGAATTAGCCGGGACGGATGTCCTAGTCTGCCCCGTTATCGGGTTCCCGCACGGGAACAGTACCACCGAGATCAAAGTGGCCGAAGCAATCGCGGCGGTCAAAGCAGGGGGCGCTGAGATTGATATGGTTGTCAATGTCGGTAAAGTCCTTGGCGGCGATTGGGAGTATGTGACCGCGGAGATTCGGCAGATCAACGATGCCGTCAAGGCTGAAGGCGCTCTGCTAAAAGTCATTCTCGAGAATGATTATTTGAGCGACGACCATGTTGCTCGGCTTTGTGAGATCTGCACAGATCTCGATGTTGCGTTTGTCAAGACTTCGACCGGATATGGATTTGTGAAGCAGGCGGACGGGTCGTATAATTACAAGGGCGCGACGGTTAGGCATCTCAGGCTGATGCGGGAGAAGGCTGGTGAGAAGGTGCAGATCAAGGCTGCTGGCGGCGTCAGGACCTTGGACGACTTGCTGCATGTAATAAGCCTGGGTGTCACTCGGATTGGCGCCACAGCTACCGTGGCGAttttggaggaggcgaggaAGCGCGGCATTGGGAATGAGCCTGTTGAAGTATCTTTCAAGCCGATGAAGGAGGCTGGGGAAACCAGTGGATACTAG